AGATCGCCGCGAGCGCTCTGCGCAGAGTCGGTGCCCGGCACCTGGCCGACCGTGTCTTCGGAGAATTGTCGGGGGGTGAGAAACAGCGGGTGCTCATCGCGCGAGCGCTCGCGCAGCGGGCCGATCACCTGCTGCTGGACGAACCCACCAACCACCTCGACATCCGGTACCAGCACGAGGTGCTCCAACTCGTCCGCACTCTCGCGGTGACCACCGTGGTCGTGCTCCACGACCTCAACCTCGCCGCCCGTTACTGCGACGAGCTGGTGCTGCTCGACCACGGCGAGGTACGCGCGGCCGGGGCTCCGGACGAGGTACTGCGTCCGGAGGTCCTCGAACCCGTGTACCGCATCGGAGTGCGGCGTGTGTTCTCCGACGGCGGCCTGCACCTGTTGTTCCATCCCCTCACCCGCTCCCACGCGGAGGCTGGTCCCGCGTCGTCCGATGCCACGTCCGCCTAGGCGGTACCGCCGTTTTCCCGCGGTGTCGAACCGGCCCGGCTGACGTACCATATGAGATTCGACGTCCGTCCGTGTCCGGGGAGCGAGATGGCGTGTACAGACAACAGGTCCGCGGAGTCACCCACACGTTCTCCAGCCTGGTCGAGGTGATGGCGAAGGCCACGCCCTCGCGCTCGGGCGACGAACTCGCCGGGTGCGCCGCGGAGTCGGACCGCGAGCGCGCCGCCGCGCAATGGGTGCTCGCGGACATTCCGTTGACCGATTTCCTCGACCACCCCGTGGTCCCCTACGAAGAGGACGAGGTCACCCGGTTGATCATCGACACCCACGACGCCGCGGCGTTCCAGCCCGTGTCGCATCTGACGGTGGGCGGGTTCCGGGACTGGCTGCTCGCCACCGCCGCCCGCGACGACGGAGACGCCCAGCTCTCGGCGCTCGCGCCCGGCCTGACACCGGAGATGGTCGCCGCGGTCTCCAAGGTGATGCGCAACCAGGACCTCATCGCCGTGTCCCGCGCCGTCACCCACACGTCGGCGTTTCGCACCACCATCGGACTTCCGGGCCGGTTGAGCACGCGGCTGCAACCGAACCACCCGACCGACGATCCGGGTGGTGTGGCCGCCGCCGTTCTCGACGGTCTGCTGTTGGGGTGTGGTGACGCGGTCATCGGGGTCAACCCGGCCGGCGACGATCCCCGTCGCACGGCGGACCTGCTGCGCCTGCTCGACGAGATCCGCGAGCGGTACCGGATTCCCACGCAGTCCTGCGTGCTGACGCACGTCACCACCACGCTCGATCTGATCGCCGAGGGGGCCCCGGTGGATCTGGTCTTTCAGTCGATCGCCGGGACCGAGGCCGCCAACCGCAGCTTCGGGGTCTCGCTGTCCTTGTTGGCCGAGGCCCACGACGCGGGCCGGTCGCTGAGGCGTGGCACGGTCGGCGACAACGTCATGTACTTCGAGACCGGGCAGGGCTCGGCCCTGTCCGCGGGAGCCCATCTCGGGACCGGTGGCAGGCCCGTCGACCAGCAGACGTTGGAGGCGCGCACCTACGCGGTCGCCCGCGCCTTCGAACCGCTGTTGGTGAACACCGTCGTGGGGTTCATCGGACCGGAATACCTCTACGACGCCAAGCAGATCATCCGGGCCGGGCTGGAGGACCGGTTCTGTGGCGCCCTGCTGGGGCTGCCCATGGGGGTGGACGTCTGCTACACCAACCACGCCGTCGCCGACCAGGACGACATGGACGTCCTGTTGACGCTGCTGGCCGCCGCGGGCTGCGCGTTCGTCATCACCGTGCCCGGCGCCGACGACGTGATGCTGGGGTACCAGAGCCTGGCCTTCCACGACGTCCTCTACGCCCGCCGGTTGCTGGGGCTGCGTCCCGCACCCGAGTTCGAGCGATGGTTGCGGGACCTGGAGCTGGCCGACGATCGCGGCAGGGTGCTTCCCACCGCGTTGGACACCTCGCCCCTGCGGGAGTTGGTGAGCGGGCTGTGAGTGGCTCCGAGCTCGGCCGGGACGAACGATCGGCGGCCGTGGACGCGTGGCGTCCGCTAGCGCATATCGGGGTTGCAACACTGGTCCACGTAAGCTTGGTTGCATGGTCGAACTGGTAGCGCTGAGGAAGACGAACGAGGTGGCGGCCTACGTCCGCGCCTCCATGGACCGCAAGGGCGACCGCTGGACGGTCGATACCCAGCTGAGGAAGATCAAGGCGCTGGCCGAGGCCAAGGACTGGAACGTGGTCGAGGTCTACGAGGACAACGCGGTGTCGGCGACGAAGAAGCGCCGCGCTGGCACCCGGTGGGCAGAGATGCTGGACGACGCCCGAGCAGG
The window above is part of the Saccharomonospora glauca K62 genome. Proteins encoded here:
- a CDS encoding ethanolamine ammonia-lyase subunit EutB, whose amino-acid sequence is MYRQQVRGVTHTFSSLVEVMAKATPSRSGDELAGCAAESDRERAAAQWVLADIPLTDFLDHPVVPYEEDEVTRLIIDTHDAAAFQPVSHLTVGGFRDWLLATAARDDGDAQLSALAPGLTPEMVAAVSKVMRNQDLIAVSRAVTHTSAFRTTIGLPGRLSTRLQPNHPTDDPGGVAAAVLDGLLLGCGDAVIGVNPAGDDPRRTADLLRLLDEIRERYRIPTQSCVLTHVTTTLDLIAEGAPVDLVFQSIAGTEAANRSFGVSLSLLAEAHDAGRSLRRGTVGDNVMYFETGQGSALSAGAHLGTGGRPVDQQTLEARTYAVARAFEPLLVNTVVGFIGPEYLYDAKQIIRAGLEDRFCGALLGLPMGVDVCYTNHAVADQDDMDVLLTLLAAAGCAFVITVPGADDVMLGYQSLAFHDVLYARRLLGLRPAPEFERWLRDLELADDRGRVLPTALDTSPLRELVSGL
- a CDS encoding ABC transporter ATP-binding protein — protein: MITAHDVSFAYDGALVLDTVRLTARPGRITGLIGPNGSGKTTLLRTLHAALTPRSGLVSLDEDPLSALPPRQRARRLAVVAQEQSTEVPLTVAETVLLGRSVHLTAFQRYSAADHEIAASALRRVGARHLADRVFGELSGGEKQRVLIARALAQRADHLLLDEPTNHLDIRYQHEVLQLVRTLAVTTVVVLHDLNLAARYCDELVLLDHGEVRAAGAPDEVLRPEVLEPVYRIGVRRVFSDGGLHLLFHPLTRSHAEAGPASSDATSA